The following are encoded in a window of Longimicrobiales bacterium genomic DNA:
- a CDS encoding carboxypeptidase regulatory-like domain-containing protein, producing MRLLAGLLLLVVMVPAAGHAQLVRGAVRSEGDSLAIASALVRLVDEQGVTSDSTLTDSLGGFVLSPEEEGRYLINVSHLAYRSMARPIDLERGYELTVVLTMATNAIALEPLIVTARRRVPLEYSGFYRRSRMGTGRFITRADIERRNPIRTTDLFHVMPRVQLISADPQFGSRQMVAMRTYGGGYCAPNVFIDGMLGMTAEDINMLLPEDIDGVEVYTTPALTPIEYQRNSNCGAILFWLRKDPRGNPFTWTRLFIGVGAFLGLLLLSQ from the coding sequence CGGCCTGCTGCTGCTCGTGGTGATGGTCCCGGCCGCTGGTCACGCCCAGCTCGTCCGGGGCGCGGTGCGCTCGGAGGGCGACTCCCTCGCGATCGCGTCCGCCCTCGTCCGCCTCGTGGACGAGCAGGGAGTCACGAGCGACTCGACCCTGACCGACTCCCTGGGCGGCTTCGTGCTGTCGCCGGAGGAAGAGGGTCGCTACCTGATCAACGTGAGCCACCTCGCGTACCGGTCGATGGCCCGGCCGATCGACCTCGAGCGCGGCTACGAGCTGACGGTCGTGCTGACCATGGCGACCAACGCGATCGCGCTGGAGCCGCTCATCGTGACCGCCCGGCGTCGGGTGCCCCTCGAGTACAGCGGCTTCTACCGCCGCAGCCGCATGGGCACCGGCCGCTTCATCACCCGCGCGGACATCGAGCGCCGCAACCCGATCCGCACGACCGACCTGTTCCACGTGATGCCCAGGGTACAGCTCATCTCGGCGGACCCCCAGTTCGGGAGTCGGCAGATGGTTGCCATGCGCACCTACGGCGGCGGCTACTGCGCACCCAACGTGTTCATCGACGGCATGCTCGGGATGACGGCCGAGGACATCAACATGCTCCTCCCCGAAGACATCGACGGCGTCGAGGTCTACACCACGCCGGCGCTGACGCCGATCGAGTACCAGCGCAACTCCAACTGCGGCGCGATCCTGTTCTGGCTGCGCAAGGATCCACGCGGCAATCCGTTCACGTGGACGCGGCTGTTCATCGGCGTGGGTGCGTTTCTCGGGCTTCTGCTGCTTTCGCAGTAA